TAATGTTTCAACCGCTTTTCTTAATTTTTCAATTGCTTCATCCTCATCAAAATGTACTTCCTGCCTGACCTGAAGCTGATTAGTTAACACATCAACGGATTCAATTTTAAGATTTTTCCGACTGTTGATGAAATTAATAGTTTCATTAGTTGCAATCCTGTACAACCAGGTGTACAATGATGAATTCTGTTGAAAATTATGAATGTTCCTGTATACTTTTATAAAGGTGTTCTGTATAACATCATCGGCATCCTCATGAGACTGAACCATACGTCTTATATGCCAATACAAACGCTCTTTGTATTTATTCAAAAGATATCTGAAACCAACATCTTTTTTATCAGTTGAACTTATAAGCTCAAGTATCAGTTGGTCTTCCGGGTGTACCACTTACTTCTGCTGCAATTTAAAATATGACTAAAAATATTTATAAAGGTTTAATCAACCATGGGTAAATTTAATTACTTCTGCCGAATTATATTCTGTTTTCGTTGTTTATTTTTTCTTTTATATCAATTTTAACAATTTT
The genomic region above belongs to Saprospiraceae bacterium and contains:
- a CDS encoding RNA polymerase sigma factor — its product is MVHPEDQLILELISSTDKKDVGFRYLLNKYKERLYWHIRRMVQSHEDADDVIQNTFIKVYRNIHNFQQNSSLYTWLYRIATNETINFINSRKNLKIESVDVLTNQLQVRQEVHFDEDEAIEKLRKAVETLPDKQKLVFHLRYYDELPYDKIAEITDTSVGALKASYHHAVKKIEEKLKSAF